The Dongia rigui genome includes the window GCAGGAGGGCATCCGGCATTTGCAGGGCTGCTATATCGACAGCGACGGACCGCGCAGCCTCTACCGGGTGCTGACGCGGGACGACAGCGGCCGCGTACTCGCTGCCGAATAAGAAATAAGGAAAGCAAGCCATCATGAGCAAGACAGTCAGCTTCCTGCAGATGAAGGACGGCACGCGTGAGGATTACCTCATGCTCGACCAATCCGAACGCGATCATGCCAAAGGCCTGCCGGCCCGGGTCATGACGACCCTGGCGCGCCTCGATGAATCGCTGGAAGGATATAAGGTGAGCCGGCTCGAGCATTCGCTGCAATCGGCGACCCGAGCCGAGGCCGATGGCGCCGATCCGGAAATGGTGGTGGCGGCGCTGGTGCACGATATCGGCGATGAGCTCGCCCCCTATAACCATGCCGAGATCGCCTCCGGCCTGCTGCGCCCCTATGTGCGGCCCGAGGTTACCTGGGTGGTGGAGAAGCACGGCATCTTCCAGATGTACTATTACGCCCATCATTTGGGCGGCAATCGTAACGCTCGCGACCAGTTCAAGGGCCATGAATGGTACGGCGCCTGCCACCGCTTCTGCGAAAGCTGGGACCAGGCCTCGTTCGATCCCGACTATGCGACGAAGCCCTTGGCCTATTGGGAGCCGCTGGTGAAGGAGATCTTCGGCCGTAAGGCGCATGACCCGCGCTACGTGAAGGCGGAAGCGGCGTAAGGCGCGCGCCCGGGCATTTCGCCCGAACGCCAACAGTTCGATGACATGAAAGAGTCACGGTGGTCTGTGCTGCCGTGATTTTTCATTGAGTCACACGCCGCTACGGCAAAAACCTCAGGGAATCAGGGCGCTGGCGAGGGCGGCGTCACCGAACTGTCATAAATCGGAAAACCGGTTGTCATGGAAGCGACCTAATAACGGCCCTGCTTGGTTTCACCCAAAAAAGGTTTCTGCCATGAAACGTATTTCTCTCGCCCTCGCCGCAACCGGCATCGTCATCCTGACGGCCGGTGCCGCTGAGGCCCGCGACCAGCTGCACATCGTCGGTTCGTCGACCGTCTATCCGTTCTCGACCGCGGTCGCCGAGGAATTCGGCAAGAGCGGCAAGTTCAAGACGCCGATCGTTGAATCGACCGGCACCGGCGGCGGCATCAAATTGTTCTGCGCCGGCGTCGGCGAAGACAGCCCCGACATCGCCAATGCCAGCCGCAAGATCAAAGACAGCGAAATCGAGACCTGCAAGGCCAACGGCGTCACCGCCATCACGGAAGTGCCGATTGGCTATGACGGCATCGTGCTCGCCAATTCGAAGAGCCATGCGCGCTTCGAATTGACGGTGAAGGATCTGTGGCTGGGTCTTGCCAAGGAAGTGCCGGTGAACGGCGCCTTGGTTGCCAACCCCTACAAGACCTGGAAGGACGTCAATCCGGCCCTCCCGGCCGAGAAGATCGAAGTGCTGGGCCCGCCGCCGACCTCCGGCACGCGCGACGCCTTCGTCGAACTCGTGATGGACAAGGGCTGCAAGGGCGTCCCCGAAATCGACGCGATCAAAGACGAGAAGGCCAAGAAGGGCGCCTGCGGTTCGATCCGTGAAGACGGTGCCTATATCGACGCCGGCGAGAACGACAACCTCATCGTCCAGAAGCTCGAAGCCAACCCGGCTGCCGTCGGCATCTTTGGCTACTCCTTCCTGGAGCAGAACGAAGACAAGCTGCAAGGCAGCATCATGGACGGCGTCGAGCCGACCTTCGAGAACATCGTCGACGGCAAGTACGAAGTCAGCCGCACGCTGTACTTCTATGTGAAGAACCAGCACGAAGGCCAGGTCCCGGGCATCCGTGAATTCATCGCCGAATTCACCAGCGACAAGGCCGCGGGCGAAGAAGGCTACCTCGCCGACAAGGGCATGATCCCCTTCCCGGCCGACATGCTGAAGAAGGTGCAGCAGAGCGCTGCCAGCCTGACCCCGATGATGTAAGACGTCCCCCCCGATTTAAGTATCGGGTGACAAAAGCCTCAACCTAAAAACCCCTTCCGCGAGAGATCGCGGGAGGGGTTCTTGTTTGGGGCCGTCACGCAGCAAAGACATCGGCGCCGAATACGCGCTGCCACTGCAGCACACGATGGCTGCGCCGCAATCCCGTCGGCCAGAACGGATCGGCCCGAACCAGTTCCTCCACCACGTCCGGCGTCTCGGCGCGCACCAGCCACATGCCACCTGCCGGGGCGTCGCTGGCATCGCGCAAGGGGCCGGCCGCGATGATGCGGCCGCGATTGCGCTCTAGGAAGACAAGGTGGTCCGGCAAGAACTCGCGTCGAATCGCCTCAGCGCGCGTGACGTTGTCTTCAAACAGGACTGAGTAGAGCATCGGAACCATCCTTCCAGGCGGCATCAGCTGGCAGGATAGGCGCGACAAAATCGCGCTGGCAGTGGGACAATCTGCCGTGCGATCCTGCAAAAATGCAGGGCCTGGATTGGAACGATCTTCGCTGTCTTCTTGCCTTAGCGCGTTCGGGCTCCTTCGCCGGCGCTGCGCGCCTCTTGCGCCTGGATGCGACCACGGTAGCGCGCCGCCTGCGGACGTTGGAGCGAATGCTCGGCACACAGATGTTCGAACGCGATCCCGGCGGCGCGCTGAAATCGACCGAGGCCGGCATCGCCGCGATCGCCCGCGCCGAGACTATCGAAGCCGAGATTGCCGGTCTCGCAGCTGCGATGGAGGGCACCGGTTCAGGCGTTCAGGGCCGGGTGCGCCTGACCACCGTGCCCATTCTCGCTAACCGAATTCTCATCCCCGCGCTGCCGCGGCTGCTGGGCAGGAATCCTGGACTCAAGATCGATCTCATGGCCGACGCACGCGGCTATGATCTGGCGCGCCGTGAAGCCGATATCGCCCTGCGTTTCTCGCGGCCGGATCCCGCGCTGGGACACCGGATACTCGGGCGCCGCTTGGCGAGCTTGCACTATGCGCCCTATGCGGCAGCCGGCACGCCCCGGAATGGCGCTGGGCTGCCATGGCTCGGATATGACGAAAGCCTAGATCACCTTCCACAGGCAGCCTGGCTGCGGCGCGCCAAAGGTCCCAGCGCGGCGTTCGCCGCCAATGACGCGGAAAGCCTCATCCATGCAGCGGCAGCCGGCCTCGGCCGCACGCTGCTGCCGCAGGTCATCGGCGATGCGGAGCCGCGATTGACGCGGTTGCGCGGCACGGGGTTGCCGCCTTTGCCAACGCGGGAGGTATGGCTCCTCACGCATCGGGACTTGAGGCCGCTGCCACGCATCGCCGCGGTAGTGGACTGGTTGGCTGAAATCTTGGCTTAGGGCTCCTGCAGCCCCTTCTGCTCAAGCCATGCCCGCATCTCGGCGATTTCGCGTTCCTGGGCGGCGATGATTTCTTCCGCCAAGTGATGGGTGAAGCCGTCCTTGCCGAAGCGTAAGACGACGCGGGCCATGTCGATGGCGCCCTGGTGATGGGGGATCATGCCGAGGACGAAGGCGGCGTCCGGGTCCGGGTTCGCCATGCCGGCCATCATCGGGCCGTGCATCCGGGTCATCGTCTCGGCATAGGCGTCGGCGGCGTTGTCGGGCATGGTCGAGCCCGTGGGATCACCCGTGGGATCACCTGGCATCGGCAGGCTGCTGTGATCGTGACCCGATGACATTTCTGCCGCCAGTTCGGCCGCATCATGCGGGTGCTCGGCATTGGGCGTGTGGGTGGTGCGGGCGGCATCGGCATAGGTGGTCCCATTGCCGGCGGGGCCATAGATCGTGGTGTGCAGGCCCCAGTAGCCGGCGACGAACAGGATGAGTGTCCCCGCAAGGCCCACCGGGATGCCGGCCAATGAGCGCTTCAGCGCCGGCATGAAATGGACGTCGCGCGAATGCTCGGCGATCACCGAGACAAGGATCGCCATGATGAGGGCGTGGCCTATGAGCTCGACACGGCCGAAGGGATAGACGGCGGTGGTGAAGATGATGAGGAGCGCCATGGCCGACAAGCGGCGGATGAGCGGCGTCCAGAACATGCCGAAGCCCATGGTGAATTCGGCAACGCCCGCCATCGGGATGAAGACCTTCTCCGGCATGCCGAAGGTGAGGAACGGCTTTTCGATCACCAGCGGCGTGAACCATTCGGGGTAGGCGAATTTCTCGAGGCTCGACCACATGAGCGCGATGGCGACACCCCAGCGCAGCCAGTCGAAGCGATACTTGCGCCAATGCGGTTTGTTGGACGCCTCGAGGAAGAGATAGCCGGCGACACCGATGCCGAGCGCGAGGTAGTCCAAGAGATGGAAGATGTCGTAATCGCGCAAAGCCACCAGCCACAGGCCGATGATGCCGACGGCGGCCAGGGGCTGCAGCGGACGGATGAAGATGAGGGCGGCGATGAGCAGCTGCGACCAGGAGACCCATTCGGCCGGCGTCTTCAGATCAGGCGTCAGATAGACCCCGCCCACAGCGAAGATGGCGATGAAGAAGGCGGCGATGACCGCACGGGTGAACATGTCGAGGCGTTGCGCGAGCGGATCGGTGAGGTAATCCATCACCGCCAATGTCTGCTCGCCCGCCGCCGATTTCTCGAGGAGGCGTGTTGCAAAGAAGAAGACGCAAACGAGCGCGATGGCGGTCCAGAACCAGGGATTGGTCAATGTCGCCGTGATCGGCTGCGGCGCGGCGCCAACGATATAGGGGGCAAACCATTTCACATGCGCCTCGGCCGGCGTGGCCGCGAGGGCAAGAAGGGCCGCCAGAGAAAGCGGTGCTTTCCATCCGTGTTTCATTGTCGTCTCGTCCTTACTTCGCTCTGGGGTGAGCTGCTTGATAGACGCTGAGAAGCTGAGCGGCGTCAATCTCGGTGTAACGCTGCGTGGTTGATAGGGAGGCGTGTCCCAGCAATTCCTGAATGGCGCGGAGATCGCCGCCACCGGCCAGAAGATGCGTCGCAAAGGAATGGCGCAACGCGTGGGGCGTCGCCGTCTCCGGCAAGTTCAGCAGCAGGCGGAGTTTTTCCAGCGAGCGCTGGATGAGGCGGGGATTGAGCTTGCCGCCCTTGGCGCCGACGAAGAGCGGGCCGGTCTTGGCAAGCGGCCAGGGGCAGGCCTTGAGATAATCCTCGATCGCATCGGCGACGACCGGCAGGACGGGGACGAGGCGCGTCTTGCCGCCCTTGCCGAGGATGCGCAAGGATGTGCCGGCCTTGGGTGCATCGGCGCGGGTGAGGTTAAGCGCTTCGGAGATACGCAGCCCGCAGCCATAGAGCAGCATGAAGACCGCGAGGTCGCGGGCGCCGAGCCAGGGTTCGCTCGCCATTTCGTCGACATTCTCGAACAGCGCCTCGGCTTCCGGCGCGTTCAAGGGCTTGGGCACCGCGCGGGGCAGGCGCGGGCCGCGTTGCGTGGCCAGCACGCCGATTTCGATCTTGCCGTCGCGTACCAGGCGGCGGGCGAGGCTCTTGATGGCGGACAGGGCGCGGGCATTGCTGGCGGCGACGAGGCCGCGTGCTTTCCGCTGCGAGAGCCAGGCGCGGATATCGGAACGGGTGAGGGCGCCGAGGCGCGCCACGCTGGGGGCATCGCCGTCATAGAAGCTCAAGAACCGCAGGAAATCGCCGACGTCGCGTTGATAGGCTTCGACCGTCAGCTTGGCGGCGCGGCGTTCCTGGGAAAGATAAGAGAGCCAATCCTTGAGGCCTGCCACGAGATCGGCCTTGGCAAACAGCAGCGGGTTGGCGTCAACCTTGACCGCCGCCCCTTCCGTCACGGCTTTGGCAGATCCAGCCATGAGCGGATGCCGAATTCGATGACGCGCCCGAGGAAGCTCATCAATTCGGTTCCCTGGCCGGCATGGAAATAGCCGGGATGGCGCGTACCGAAGGCAATGAGCCCGGCCGGCGCCACCTTGCTGATGGCAAGCCGCAGCACGGCATCGGAGCGCACCAGATCGGCAGCGCCGCCATAGATTTCGGGATCGCCCTCGACCTCGTCGCGCAGCCAGACCTTGCGGTTCTTGCCGATGAGGCGGTCGACGGCACCGCGGTCGAGGAATTGGATGCCGTCATGCTTTGGTCGGCGCGAGGTGACGTCGGTGAGTTCGAGGCACAGGCAGACGACATCGACTTCCAGCAGGAAGGCCAAGTCGCCGGTCACGATTTCGATGAACTGCTCGAAGCTTTCGGCCTCGAGCAGCGCGATCACCGCGTTGTGGATACGCTCGGTGGTGTTGAGATTGTCGCGGCTGTTGGCGATGATCTCGTCCTGATCGGCACGCAGCTTGGCGACGTCGGTCTTCAGCCGGTCCATCATGAATTGCTGCAGGTCAACCACACCATCGCCCTTGTGGCGCTTGGGGCTGACTTGGGCGTCCAGCAATTCCGGGTGGCGCGACAGGAAATCGGGGTTGCGCTTCAGATAGGCCGCAACCTGTGCCGCCGTGACACCGGCATTCGGTTTCGCCTTGACCTCTTCCACCGGATCCGACATCCGCGCCCTTTTGCTGCTAAGGGGTGATTTTAAAGTACGGACTGGCCGGTCTTGGCCCAGTCTGCGAGGAAAGCAGAGAGGCCCTTATCGGTCAGCGGGTGATGGAACATCTGCTTCAACACGGCCGGCGGCAGCGTCGCCACATCGGCGCCCATCTTGGCGGCCGCGACGACGTGAATGGGATGGCGGATCGAGGCCACCAGCACCTCGGTCTTCAAATTCGGATAGGCGGAATAGATGGCGATGATGTCGGCGATCAGTTCCATGCCGTCCTGGCCGATATCGTCGAGGCGACCGACGAAGGGCGAGATGAAGGTGGCGCCGGCCTTGGCGGCGAGCAGCGCCTGCGCTGCCGAGAAGCACAGCGTCACATTGACCGGAATGCCGTTGCTGGAAAGCGCCTTGCAGGTCTTGAGACCATCGACGGTCAGCGGCACCTTGATGCAGACATTTTTAGCAAGTTTCGAGAGCTTGTCCGCCTCGCGCATCATCGTGGCATGATCGGTCGCGGTCACTTCGGCGCTGACCGGCCCATCGACGATGGCGCAGATTTCCTTGATCACGTCGAGGAAGGGGCGGCCGGATTTGGCGATCAGAGACGGGTTGGTTGTTACACCATCAAGCAAGCCCGTGGCGGCAAGCTCCTGGATTTCCTTGACGTCTGCGGTGTCGACGAAAAACTTCATGGTATAGTCCCTGACAGCTAAGGTGCCTTTATCGGCGATACGCCACGCACTAGGCTATAAAAGTGACGGAAGCAAGTGCCCTGTCACCGCCGCGCCGAATCACATCCGTCACACCCCAGAGTCTATCCCCCACGCATCGCCATGCCAACCGAAACCGATCATGTTCTGGGTGAAGAGACGGGTGCCGTGGCAGCGACGCCACGGCGCGGCTCGCGCGTGGTCGGCGTGCTGCTGCCGCTCGCCTTGTTTCAGGCCTATGACTATCTGGTGCCAGCGGGGCTGGAGCTTGTGCGCGGGGACATCGTGACCGTGCCGCTCGGCCGGCGCAGCGTCACCGGCATTGTCTGGGGTGACGGCGCCGGCGATGTCGCCCCGGAAAAATTGAAACAGGTCACAGCACGGCTCGACCTGCCGCCCTTGCCGGCCATCACCTGCGACTTCGTCGATTGGGTGGCGCAATATACCATGGCGCCGGTAGGTGCCGTGCTGCGCATGGCGATCAGCGTGCCCGATGCGCTGGAACCGGAACGCGCCATGAAGGCATGGCAGCTCGGCGACATTGCCACGGCCAAGACCGCAGGGGCCAAGCTGACCGCGGCGCGCCAACGCGTCGTTGATGTGCTGACATCCTCGCCGCCCTTGCCGCCGACTGAACTGGCGCGTCTTGCTGCCGTCAGTGCCGGCGTGGTCGCAGAGATGGGGAAGGTTGGGCTGCTGCAATCGGTCCCGCTCAGCCAGAAGCGCCCCTTCGGCATGCCCGACGCCGATGCGGC containing:
- a CDS encoding PstS family phosphate ABC transporter substrate-binding protein, with the protein product MKRISLALAATGIVILTAGAAEARDQLHIVGSSTVYPFSTAVAEEFGKSGKFKTPIVESTGTGGGIKLFCAGVGEDSPDIANASRKIKDSEIETCKANGVTAITEVPIGYDGIVLANSKSHARFELTVKDLWLGLAKEVPVNGALVANPYKTWKDVNPALPAEKIEVLGPPPTSGTRDAFVELVMDKGCKGVPEIDAIKDEKAKKGACGSIREDGAYIDAGENDNLIVQKLEANPAAVGIFGYSFLEQNEDKLQGSIMDGVEPTFENIVDGKYEVSRTLYFYVKNQHEGQVPGIREFIAEFTSDKAAGEEGYLADKGMIPFPADMLKKVQQSAASLTPMM
- a CDS encoding HD domain-containing protein is translated as MSKTVSFLQMKDGTREDYLMLDQSERDHAKGLPARVMTTLARLDESLEGYKVSRLEHSLQSATRAEADGADPEMVVAALVHDIGDELAPYNHAEIASGLLRPYVRPEVTWVVEKHGIFQMYYYAHHLGGNRNARDQFKGHEWYGACHRFCESWDQASFDPDYATKPLAYWEPLVKEIFGRKAHDPRYVKAEAA
- the fsa gene encoding fructose-6-phosphate aldolase; translation: MKFFVDTADVKEIQELAATGLLDGVTTNPSLIAKSGRPFLDVIKEICAIVDGPVSAEVTATDHATMMREADKLSKLAKNVCIKVPLTVDGLKTCKALSSNGIPVNVTLCFSAAQALLAAKAGATFISPFVGRLDDIGQDGMELIADIIAIYSAYPNLKTEVLVASIRHPIHVVAAAKMGADVATLPPAVLKQMFHHPLTDKGLSAFLADWAKTGQSVL
- a CDS encoding YciI family protein yields the protein MLYSVLFEDNVTRAEAIRREFLPDHLVFLERNRGRIIAAGPLRDASDAPAGGMWLVRAETPDVVEELVRADPFWPTGLRRSHRVLQWQRVFGADVFAA
- a CDS encoding DUF484 family protein, whose product is MSDPVEEVKAKPNAGVTAAQVAAYLKRNPDFLSRHPELLDAQVSPKRHKGDGVVDLQQFMMDRLKTDVAKLRADQDEIIANSRDNLNTTERIHNAVIALLEAESFEQFIEIVTGDLAFLLEVDVVCLCLELTDVTSRRPKHDGIQFLDRGAVDRLIGKNRKVWLRDEVEGDPEIYGGAADLVRSDAVLRLAISKVAPAGLIAFGTRHPGYFHAGQGTELMSFLGRVIEFGIRSWLDLPKP
- a CDS encoding LysR family transcriptional regulator; translation: MQGLDWNDLRCLLALARSGSFAGAARLLRLDATTVARRLRTLERMLGTQMFERDPGGALKSTEAGIAAIARAETIEAEIAGLAAAMEGTGSGVQGRVRLTTVPILANRILIPALPRLLGRNPGLKIDLMADARGYDLARREADIALRFSRPDPALGHRILGRRLASLHYAPYAAAGTPRNGAGLPWLGYDESLDHLPQAAWLRRAKGPSAAFAANDAESLIHAAAAGLGRTLLPQVIGDAEPRLTRLRGTGLPPLPTREVWLLTHRDLRPLPRIAAVVDWLAEILA
- a CDS encoding tyrosine recombinase XerC encodes the protein MAGSAKAVTEGAAVKVDANPLLFAKADLVAGLKDWLSYLSQERRAAKLTVEAYQRDVGDFLRFLSFYDGDAPSVARLGALTRSDIRAWLSQRKARGLVAASNARALSAIKSLARRLVRDGKIEIGVLATQRGPRLPRAVPKPLNAPEAEALFENVDEMASEPWLGARDLAVFMLLYGCGLRISEALNLTRADAPKAGTSLRILGKGGKTRLVPVLPVVADAIEDYLKACPWPLAKTGPLFVGAKGGKLNPRLIQRSLEKLRLLLNLPETATPHALRHSFATHLLAGGGDLRAIQELLGHASLSTTQRYTEIDAAQLLSVYQAAHPRAK
- the copM gene encoding CopM family metallochaperone; this encodes MKHGWKAPLSLAALLALAATPAEAHVKWFAPYIVGAAPQPITATLTNPWFWTAIALVCVFFFATRLLEKSAAGEQTLAVMDYLTDPLAQRLDMFTRAVIAAFFIAIFAVGGVYLTPDLKTPAEWVSWSQLLIAALIFIRPLQPLAAVGIIGLWLVALRDYDIFHLLDYLALGIGVAGYLFLEASNKPHWRKYRFDWLRWGVAIALMWSSLEKFAYPEWFTPLVIEKPFLTFGMPEKVFIPMAGVAEFTMGFGMFWTPLIRRLSAMALLIIFTTAVYPFGRVELIGHALIMAILVSVIAEHSRDVHFMPALKRSLAGIPVGLAGTLILFVAGYWGLHTTIYGPAGNGTTYADAARTTHTPNAEHPHDAAELAAEMSSGHDHSSLPMPGDPTGDPTGSTMPDNAADAYAETMTRMHGPMMAGMANPDPDAAFVLGMIPHHQGAIDMARVVLRFGKDGFTHHLAEEIIAAQEREIAEMRAWLEQKGLQEP